The Thunnus maccoyii chromosome 12, fThuMac1.1, whole genome shotgun sequence genomic interval catttcattttttttttgtaaatgaaaatatgaagtCCAGTTTTCTTTCAGTATCAATAGTCATAGCAGAGTTTCACATCAATCTGTTTTATCACCTTAATTAAATGACGTAGATAATACAAATACAGAGGgcacaatatattttcaaaatatatacattttgttgtattttgcaccaaaaaatgtaatacagtatgttacttACATactttctgaaaaaaacaacagctatCAAGCAAAACATCAATTGCAGGACTAGTTTTGTACTGAATTTAAGGAAACAGCTTCAATTGGCGACAGACTGAAGTACTGATGTATGTTTGAAAGGTGATGTGATTGCAGagcttagaaaaaaaatgaatgaactacTCACAGATAGAAGACAAATGAAGGGAAAAACCCTAAATAAATAAgtggagaaacaaaacaaatgcagatgcttccatgCAGGGCACCAGGCACCAGATTTAAACACCTACAGGATATTTTGGACCAGTGCtcttcaccaccatcatcaaactATCTATATTAGAGAATATCTTTTGGTAGAATGGTATCTATGTCTTCAGTAGAGTTCAAGTGACTCAACACCTCATGAAATTAATTTTTAGTCACACTAGCAGTGTGGATAGAGGGATGGCAATGCTGGTCTGTCGGTCAGTCCACTACTTTAGCACAGACTAAAATACCTCAATCACTGTTGGGTGGATTGCTGTGAAGGttgttacacacattcatggtggccagaggatgaatcctaatgactttggtgatcagttttcctccagcaccaccatgaggttaacaGCAAGGCAACAACACTAAAAAAGTCAGATGCTGTAAGTGGAACGCTACTACGGCCAATCACATGCAAATGCCTTTACTCAAGGATTGACATCTAACACTGTTTAATCTTGGTTTgtagtaaatatgtttttatctcATGTACCTTACCTTTTTTGTACCCTCTTATCTTGTGTTATTGCTCCATAAAGTGGTAAAAGAGTAAACGCTTACAGTAAGTACATGTTCCAAAAAGATAAAGTAATGAAGAAGGACAAACATGTTTGAACCCTTAAATGATATGTAATCAGTTGTCTTTGGTCtatcagagaagaagaaaacagccTTTCATTTTCTGGTAAATGCAAAGGTATTTCCTGCTTTGTGTGGTATATAAAGCATAGTGACACGAGCTGATCGAGATGAACCAAAGTGATTGAAAAATGAAGATCACAGTGGCTGCCCTGACTTTATCCTTCTGCTACCTGTCCGTGGCCGAGGTCCAGCTGGTGGATCACAGTGCAGGAGAGGAAAATACCACAGAGATTCACAGCAGCGAGCCAGAATGTTTCTGTGCTGCTGGTGACATAACAGGGTGCAAGAAAAACTTTTGGGTTATTTTAAGAGAACTGGAGGCCAAATTGAAAAGCACTGAGGAACAGTTAGAAGATCTGAGAGGAGAAGTTCAAGGTAAGAACATCACTGAATTATagattgttattgttattttgttattttcagtgtgtTCAAGTTCAAATTAGTTCAGGTTTAGTTGTgtttaaacaaaagaaactttATAGTAACCCTTCATTTTCATATAACTTCTCAAGGTAAACGGGTGGCATTTGGAGCATCTATCGGCAATGTTGGAAATATTGGACCTTTCAACACTGAGATTACTCTGACCTACAAGAATGTCTACGCAAACACAGGCTCATACAACCCTGCAACAGGTTAACTTATCGTATAATGACGTGTgttcatacatactgtatatgggtTAATTTGGTAAATAAATACTGCCTTTGCCTATGAATAAGATGGAAAGCATAAGagatactgtatttaaattGGGATGAAatgtaactctgtctgttgttGATCATCCACAGGTATTTTCACTGCTCCAGTCAAAGGATTCTACTACTTCAGCTTCTCTGGCAATAATATTTCCTCTAATCCAATGGGGCTGAGACTCATGAAGAATGGGGTGCAGATGGTCACTGTGTACAACCATGTAGCTGGAAACCGCCACGAAACAGCAACCAACAGCATGACTCTACAGCTTGAAGTTGGAGACCAGGTGTACATGAGACTCCGGACAAACACCTGGATTTTTGATAATGGAAATAGCCACTCCACGTTCATTGGCCATTTGTTATTCCCTCTGTAAGTGAAATGAAGTTCAGATAAACATGGCCCAAAAAGGGAAAATGGGTTAGTTAGTAAAGAGAATAATTTTCAGTCAAAGGGCTCAGTTTACTATTATGTTGTTGACAGTGGTGTTGGTGTTACAATAAAGCACAAAGGTTAGAGTGTAAGGAGAACAATTTTCAGTCATATGTCtcagtatatttatattgttgttgttggtgtgacTATAAAAATGGAGACTAAAATCAATGCAATCAATAATTTGAGTTAATTTTGCAGGTTTAAAAGGAATCCACAtcattattgtgtaaaatgaaaaatatgtattcATTAACATTGTATTTGCCTTTGATTTTAGTACTGAAGTAACTATAAGTCTGTAAGAGTACAGTCTTggcctgctctatgtgaaaagggCCCTGAGATTACTTCTGTTGTGAAAATTAAATTCAATTGGATCATCTGATCAACAGTCATACAACAACAATCCCATCATAGACTCAAGTTGACTCACAGCttattatttccatttcatttttatttgatatgAGCTCAAACCAGGCAGGTACTTTAATAAATCCCGGGGGTAAATTTCTTAGTTACAGTAGCAAGGGCAATAACATAGATCaagcaacacaacaaaaataaaaattagagtaaaaataattataagcataaataagattaaaaatagACATTAGCAATAAAATACTCTTAAGAGCTGGTTGGCAGTGCAAATATCCAAGTTGTGGTGCATGTCTGACTGACTGCGTTGGTGGGTGGGtgagtgacagtgtgtgtgtgcatatgggGGGGTGGGCGAGGTTATCCAATTCGTCCAGGGAAGAGTTATACAGTGTGATGGCAGTGATGTGCCACTTTGTGGTACACCGAGGTAGGATAAGTCTTTTGCTGAATGTGCTCCTCTGTTTGGCCAAAGTGTCGTGAAGTGGGTGAGTGGTGTTATCCATAATGGCTAGCAGTTTAGCCAGTACTCTCCCTCAGCCACCATACCCACTGGGTCCAGGCTGGCTCCCAGGACAGACCCCGCCTTTTTCAGCAAACTATGATATAATTGGAATTCAAATGCAAaacatcatttgtcattttcaagtttgtaaatgaaaaaagttcagtttactttcaGTGGCAATAGTAGAGTTGTGCTTGGGAATACACTGAAAATTACTTGTTGATGgagttttaatttaaattttgtcAGTAATGGTACGTTTTCAagcacaaaaatgaaataatgaaataatttctgTTAATGGCACAGATGATTATTGAtgagaaacaggagaaaaaggCTTCCCATGCAGGTCAGTGAAAATACTCAGAAAAAGGTAAAGGAGGCctttctgtgttgtttgtgcCATTTAGTGCCTGTATTCATGCAAACATTGAGCATATTAAATTTGCTCACTTTTTTGCATCAGACAACTtcattttttatgacttttttgacagataattatttataatttgatTAAATGATCTCATTGTGATACTGCCCATTCTTAACTTCCATACATTTTAGCAAGAATAAGTTGGTTTATTTtaatacactgaaaatgttttaaattctttaaaaacGCAGACGTTCAAATTATTTGTTGGTACTGAAGGTTGCCTTGCATGAAATGTTTCTACTGTCTTTTGTCCCTTGGCTCTCtacaaagttaaaaaacagatgtacaaaaaaaaattacaacccGTAACTCGTCGTAAAATGAAGATCCAAAAATTATTGAACACATTAGATACtatgttttaattactgaaCTTTGGACATAGTTGGTTGATTTTAGAGACCCAGGCTGGctgcttccagtcttaatgctaagctcTAGCTCCATATTTAAAGCAATAGTACAAATAGAAATATAGAGACACATTTACTCGCTTTCTCTCTGAagtctccactggttgcctggcaaccttgCAATGACAACAAGATCTCAGGAAGTGACGCACATTAaccccctgtaaaaccacaaccaCCGTCACTTTTACACATTGGTTTTTGtatcaattatatatatatatatatatatatatatatatatatatatatatatatatatataaaacaacatataaagagttcattagtgagctttagaggtgttttGGGGCAGATTTTGTCACCTTGGGACTTGGGAGCCAGGTGAGCTGCATcctattttcagtctccaggACAAGAGAAGTGGTTGTGTTGTCATTGTATGCTTACCATGAAAATacaatgatgtgttttaaaatattagCAGGACACCATCTAAACTCAAACTTCTGTGAACGTTTGGCCATACAGGGCTGCATCCTTTCTCCTCTGCAGTTACAGATGCAAAATCCTAATCAGGCTTTACAAATAGTCATAAGAATAGGAAACACTTTCTTACTTCTACATTTTCTCACATAGTTATTCCATTCTCACGGATGGGGTTAGACTGAGTGTTTGTCAGCTGTCACACTGTTTGAGCTCATGTGGTTTGGTGGTTTAACAATAATACAGTCATAAAAGCTCCTTGAAGTATCAACAGAGAAGTTTATAAAGGTGGTTTGAGAAGAGGTGTCTGCATTGGTTGGGGTGTGGCAGTGATTTGAACAAAAATATGATCTGTTTGAACATTATCATTTCTTTCTCAGGCTGTATATCCAAAGAGCTCACAGATAGCCAGCTGTGGCCACTAAGTTAGTGTCATATGATCTTTGCTCAAATCTAATCACATGGAGCCATTGCATGCACGCCAGCCATACAAATGAAATCTATTCGTCCCTTTCCCACCATTCCCCCTCTCCTTCGTTTTCTATCAAATGCATCATTCTTACTTtgatattatttttgaaagtgTGTAAGCTTCGCCTCATGtttaaaagaataataaggaCATACCTCTGGGAGGATTACAGGACTGGGGTCGTGTCCTGTGTCATGGACACCCGAGGGAAGACAGGCTGTGACAATGTAAACCATTTATTTCTACATGGTTAAGAGGAACTAAATGTCTGTTTCAACACATCACAGATCTGAGCTGAAGTTACCGCAACACAGGAAGTGCCCTATCATCCACCCTTCCTTTCCTACTTACACTAAATAAGCTCAACGTACCAGTGAGCTGTGGTTGATAGATTTGCATGTAATGAAAAAGCTAATTTAGACTAAGTAGGTTAAATGTTGTGGTAGATAAGCTGAATGGAAACATATAAGCTAAATGTAATTTTCCATTACGCGCCATGTATTACATTGATTGCACTCTGCCAGGCAGCTTGTGAAATTCAAGATGAATAATGGAGGTTCTTTTCGTTTTGCAATAAGCTGAAAATTGTGCTCCATTCTacatcctgcattcaaaataattcaaagtacagaagtattatcagcaaaatgtactaaAAGTATCAAGTATTAGTAttataaattacattattacattgtTAATACTGACACATGAATGCTAAAGCAAAGTAGTTTAGTCCAGttaggggttgggcccctccaaagggtcacgAGGTAAATCTGAGGAGTTGTGATATGATTGATGGGGTgtgatggaagaaaaaaataagttcTGCTacacatatttgcatttattcattaattttgcTCTTTACTCTACCTTTTTTTTGGGAAATAATGACAAATTTTGCCTCTTTGGGTAGAGAAtggttatttaaatgaaaccatctgagaaaATTactctttggtggaactgcttacaactcatagacatctgaaatggGTCACAAGTGGTCACAAGttaaaagtttgggaaccactagTTAAATCTATTTAATCCGCattaataaatgcatttacctacaatttaaatttttttactgtgattgtttttagattttcttacatttttcacAGGTCAATCTCTTCTGGAGCTGAAGAAATCTAGCttcaacaagaaaaatgaagatGTCAGCAACTGGGAGTTTAATACAATACAGAAGAAAAATTGAGCAATAATGAAGTTGCCAATAACTGTTTCTTAATTTGAAGAATCTCCAGTGACACAGAGCTATGTCCTATGAATCAGTGCAAAGTGTTTTGGAATTTTAGCCTCGATTACTATGCACTGACAGTTGCAGCCACTGCAGGTAGTCATTGTGAAAACAAAGTAGTCGTTGCTAGAGTCAGTGAAGCGACCCTTTCTCTACTTAGAAGCTGAATGGCGTGAGCGTGTCCTGAGATTGGATTTGGTAATCTGACCTTGAATCTCTGTGGTTAGAGGGACACTTGAGGCAGCAGGCTCATTGGCCAGCGTGAGGAACGGCTTACCAAATGCCAGTCTACAGTATGTATGGCTGATTGAACTTGGCTGCAGACACAAAAAgccctctctgtcctccactCCACGGCCTAGAAAACATGCGGCGGGAAGAGGGAAACAGCTCTCCCCAGCTAAACACACTTACTGGAAACCCTACCCACTACCCAAACAACTGGACTGAGATGTTATTTTATTCACCCAGGCCACGATCGCTTACCTAATAATACAAAATAGGTGCTGCTCGATAACAACTGAAGGTTATTCATCCTCATATGATGAACACTTAACATCAAATGCctgtaattacttttaattttaataaacaaatgtCAAGTGTGGCATCTAGGGCCACATGATATCTGACTTTTAAGAAAAGTTAGAGCCTGGCGGAGTGAAAGAACAAACTCTTTAGGGCTGTCATTTTCttaaataattgatttaatCACTTAGTCTGTGTAATACTGAAAAATATCTATCACATAAGTGCCCAGGGCCCATCTTGTTTTATCCAAACAGCAGTCCAAAACTTGTCAAGACAGGATTGTCAACTCATTACACTCCATTTCTAGAATCAGTCAACTCAGTGGAGTGGGCGGATTCAAAGATATCCCATTTATGATGACATAAAACAGGGAAAAGTAGCAactcctcacatttgagaagctgaaaccagagaatgtttgaaGTTTTTGTGTCATAAACTGacttaaatgatgaaaatattatCCCATTTTGTTCTCAATTACTTTTTCTGCTGATCCACTAATTGACTACtcagctaattgtttcagcGCTTGAAGTGTTTACAGTGGTAATGATCCATTTCAAAGCACCCCTgaaggaaaatatgttttcagagAGACAAGCACAGCACACAGCGttacataaaatgtgttttgtattaCAAGTCTTTCAAACGGACAGGTGGATGGCAGATGATTTTGTCCAAAGGGAGAATTACAATTACGGTAAgtcaaaaaaatgtcacatttttagaaaaagaaaaataacaaactagATAATACAGACAGACATGGCTTGCCATTCAGCGAATGTTAAAGTTATTCTGTTGTTCTTGGTGGACTATAGTACCTCGAGAAACGGCTTGATTCCGACCCCGACAGCAAGAGCATGTCAGTTTACAAGCTGAGCTTCCTGACAGTAAAATAGGTAGAGGCTCTTTTTCACTCTAACACCAAATTAAACTAGAATGTATACTGAAAACTGCTTAAAAAGTTCTGATTGCCATCAAAACGCACTGCAGAGGAAGTAGGGCTCATCAGTTGGCACAGTCACAGGAGTTTTCTTAGGAAGGCACTTGACATGGGGTCATGGCGTTCCCCCATGCAGCGACAGCAATGCACTAAGGTCCTCGTTTGTGCACACTGAGGAGGGACACCGTCAGCTAAGTGCAAGTTCCATTATAAATCCACTTTCACCACACcggagaggggaaaaaaacaaaaatacatagGCAACTCCACCAGTTGACAGCTTCAAACACAGTATCTTAGCAGGTGGGGTTTACGCCTCTTGGAGAAATAAATCACGGGAATCGGGATTGGAGTAACCTGTGCAAGGCTTGAGTGGTGACTGACAAGTTCACAAGAGACTTTTTCAGACCTCCTGCTCTTTCATATCAGCCAAAAAACAAGATCCTAAAAGTGTCCAATCCCAACTCTGCCTGGGGATTAGACATAAACAACCCCCAAAACCAGCACCACCACTAACACCAAGCCCAGAAGATGTAACAGTACAACTcaacaaataaaaccattaCACTTTTCCATgagcaaaaaagagaaataaacaagaaaacacGTGTCTCTTAGGTTTTACAATAAGACATTCCCATTGAGGCACATTTCCAGAGAAGTGTCATATACAAAGCTataaaaaaatcccaaaacatTCAAGTACTTTGTCATGTAAACACTTTTCCAGACTATTATACATAATCGATTGTTGTCGTCgttgatttttgtttgtgtgcaacaGTAAGACAACAgtgtgaggagaaagagagagagaatacttttgcaaaggaaaaaaaaagcctgcagGGACAAGTCAGAAGCTCTGCCCAGATGCATGactgtttttgtgatttttttttttttagagcagGACACATGAACAGCACTGGTCTCCACCACTGGGGACAGTTGAGTAGTTCATCTGTCTGACTATTTCTGCGAACAGTTCGTCGACTGATCCTTTATTTTTGGCTGAAGTTTCCATAAAGGGGCAGTTCCAGTCCTGGGCCAGCGCCTTGCCTTCCC includes:
- the LOC121908291 gene encoding complement C1q-like protein 2, which produces MKITVAALTLSFCYLSVAEVQLVDHSAGEENTTEIHSSEPECFCAAGDITGCKKNFWVILRELEAKLKSTEEQLEDLRGEVQGKRVAFGASIGNVGNIGPFNTEITLTYKNVYANTGSYNPATGIFTAPVKGFYYFSFSGNNISSNPMGLRLMKNGVQMVTVYNHVAGNRHETATNSMTLQLEVGDQVYMRLRTNTWIFDNGNSHSTFIGHLLFPL